The following proteins are co-located in the Desulfatibacillum aliphaticivorans DSM 15576 genome:
- a CDS encoding hybrid sensor histidine kinase/response regulator: protein MSCKPTYEELEARIKELERFSDDSCKENEEKYRLIFQNAPLGFLHFNQDGVITACNDMFVKIIGSSKKALIGLNMLHLRDEKFVHAVREALNNRQGYYEGDYRSVTAEKVTPIRVHFSPYRFRDNGVCGGVGIVEDFTERKKTEQVLLESEEKYRSLFENAPVGIFRTDSKGGVALCNTAMARILGFEAVEDALAYYSNLGEQLYANPERRREFIRQLKENGFVKNFEYEAKLPGGDNKWLNMDARIMASKKDGAFLIEGFATDITERKQADQALQKSEARFRELSEMLPETVFETDADINLTFVNRQAYKMFGYTEEDFNNGLNGLDMISPEDRPKAIENISAKFAGKSIGVNEYTAIHKDGSTFPVLYHISPIFANGQPAGLRGVIVDMTERRRIERRLQKTQKIESIGTLAGGIAHDFNNLLFPILGMSELLLEDLPKDSSEWQCVREIFKASKRGSELVKQILAFSRKAEPKKQPSVLQQVLKEAVKLSRSTIPADIAITSDIMPDCGVVMADPTQMHQVVMNLITNAYHAVQDQGGAIFVSLRECQLEKEDLTDKNLPPGRFALMSIADNGVGVDPEIMDRIFEPYFTTKSTGKGTGLGLAVVHGIIKDHRGEIKIRSNPGRGTVVDVFLPLMKKSKEQAQAAPGVHIPSGHERIMLVDDEEPVVNTVGKMLSRLGYEVCSFTNSLEALEYFRSNSSGIDLLMTDMTMPHMTGDALIKEVSAISPDTPTVICTGFNEKIDEKIAKQIGIKGYLLKPVLRKDLAEMLRSVLDSKE, encoded by the coding sequence ATGTCCTGCAAGCCCACATATGAAGAGCTGGAGGCGCGCATCAAGGAATTGGAACGGTTTTCCGATGATTCCTGCAAGGAAAACGAGGAGAAATACCGCCTGATTTTTCAAAATGCGCCCCTTGGCTTTCTGCACTTTAACCAGGACGGCGTGATCACTGCCTGTAACGACATGTTCGTTAAAATTATCGGCTCCAGTAAAAAGGCTTTAATCGGCCTCAATATGCTGCACTTGCGGGACGAAAAATTCGTCCACGCCGTCAGAGAGGCGTTAAACAACCGGCAGGGGTATTATGAAGGGGATTACCGGTCCGTGACCGCCGAAAAAGTGACTCCCATTCGGGTTCACTTTTCGCCGTATCGATTTCGGGATAATGGTGTGTGCGGCGGCGTGGGAATTGTGGAGGATTTCACGGAAAGGAAAAAAACGGAGCAAGTCCTCTTGGAAAGCGAGGAAAAGTACAGGAGCTTGTTTGAAAACGCTCCTGTGGGCATTTTCCGCACGGATTCCAAGGGAGGGGTGGCATTGTGCAATACCGCCATGGCCCGCATCCTGGGATTTGAAGCCGTGGAAGACGCCCTGGCCTATTACTCCAACCTGGGCGAACAGCTTTACGCCAATCCCGAAAGGCGCCGGGAATTTATCCGGCAGTTGAAGGAAAACGGTTTCGTAAAAAACTTTGAGTACGAAGCCAAACTGCCCGGCGGCGATAACAAATGGCTGAATATGGACGCCAGAATTATGGCTTCCAAAAAGGACGGCGCGTTCCTTATTGAAGGGTTTGCAACGGACATCACCGAACGCAAACAGGCTGATCAGGCCCTCCAAAAAAGCGAAGCCCGGTTCAGGGAGCTTTCGGAAATGCTTCCGGAAACCGTTTTTGAAACCGACGCGGACATCAATCTGACCTTTGTCAACCGCCAAGCCTACAAAATGTTCGGCTACACCGAAGAGGATTTTAATAATGGATTGAACGGCCTGGATATGATCAGCCCGGAAGACAGGCCCAAGGCCATTGAAAACATCTCGGCGAAATTCGCCGGAAAAAGCATTGGCGTCAACGAATACACAGCTATCCACAAGGACGGCTCCACCTTTCCCGTTTTATACCACATCAGCCCCATTTTCGCCAACGGCCAGCCCGCCGGCCTTCGGGGCGTCATCGTGGATATGACCGAAAGAAGGCGGATTGAAAGGCGGCTGCAGAAAACCCAGAAGATCGAATCCATCGGAACTTTGGCCGGCGGCATAGCCCACGATTTCAACAATCTTCTGTTTCCCATTTTAGGCATGTCTGAACTGTTATTGGAGGATTTGCCCAAAGACAGTTCGGAATGGCAGTGCGTGCGCGAAATCTTCAAAGCCTCCAAACGGGGCAGCGAACTGGTCAAGCAAATCCTGGCTTTCAGCAGAAAAGCGGAGCCGAAAAAACAGCCTTCGGTGCTGCAGCAGGTTTTGAAGGAAGCCGTGAAACTGAGCCGGTCAACTATTCCCGCCGATATTGCAATCACAAGCGATATAATGCCCGACTGCGGCGTGGTCATGGCCGATCCCACCCAGATGCATCAGGTGGTCATGAACCTCATCACCAATGCTTACCATGCAGTGCAGGACCAGGGCGGCGCCATTTTTGTCAGCCTCAGGGAATGCCAGTTGGAAAAAGAAGATCTGACCGATAAAAACCTGCCCCCCGGCCGCTTTGCCCTAATGAGCATTGCAGATAACGGCGTCGGCGTGGACCCGGAAATCATGGATAGAATATTTGAGCCCTATTTCACTACAAAAAGTACGGGAAAAGGCACCGGCCTGGGGCTTGCTGTGGTTCATGGCATTATTAAGGATCATCGGGGAGAGATAAAAATCAGAAGCAACCCCGGCAGAGGAACCGTGGTCGATGTTTTTCTTCCCTTGATGAAAAAATCAAAGGAACAGGCCCAGGCCGCTCCCGGCGTGCACATACCTTCCGGCCATGAAAGAATTATGCTGGTCGATGACGAAGAGCCTGTGGTCAATACCGTGGGAAAAATGCTGAGTCGCCTGGGCTATGAAGTATGCTCCTTTACCAACAGCCTGGAGGCTTTGGAATATTTTCGCAGTAATTCCTCAGGAATCGATTTGCTCATGACGGATATGACCATGCCGCATATGACCGGAGACGCCCTCATAAAAGAAGTCTCGGCCATCTCCCCGGACACGCCTACTGTCATCTGCACCGGCTTCAACGAAAAAATCGACGAAAAAATAGCTAAACAGATTGGAATCAAAGGATATCTGCTAAAACCAGTTTTAAGAAAGGACTTGGCCGAGATGCTCCGCAGCGTTTTGGACTCGAAAGAATAA
- a CDS encoding sulfotransferase: protein MIPYLAVSLCIAICIEIALIVHIEKTAGRVQECMTASLGTVTRKGVSDHWKEKLLLYYSGRMFAASLKLGGLIFLIFTPALLLYYLGGRLDPAIPPFFISPKGLIFSTGLSIVYLPVRLSFRSSGKENQDYSASSRLLHHLALGPRIIREASFDVEQASLKAKPGGQGEHVFVSGLARAGTTLLMRLLYESGDFCSLTYRDMPFVLAPNLWKKLSAGSRKDMEKKERAHQDGVLVDFDSPEALEEVFWKTFCAEKYLHSDHLSPMQADKETVEKFRAYVASILCAHENAEGRYLSKNNNNILRLDAVRESFPNAVILIPFRHPLTHAASLMNQHRLFLKSQEQDAFALKYMTWLAHHEFGGGHRPFRFSDEAQAKGAPLTLDYWLRLWIDAYGFLYPKTNDVNGRLVCYEDLCENPATALDNLGKLAEIKRPMGRQNPIRSGGREVIDPYDPALLGKAESLYWQLREKGSWLTQAP from the coding sequence GTGATTCCCTACCTCGCCGTAAGCCTGTGTATTGCAATTTGCATAGAAATCGCCCTGATTGTGCACATAGAAAAAACGGCGGGGCGAGTGCAGGAATGCATGACGGCTTCGTTGGGGACCGTAACCCGAAAAGGGGTTTCGGACCATTGGAAGGAAAAACTCCTGCTGTACTACTCCGGCAGAATGTTCGCCGCCTCCCTCAAGCTGGGAGGATTGATTTTTCTGATCTTCACCCCCGCTCTTTTATTGTACTATCTGGGCGGCCGCCTTGATCCGGCGATCCCTCCCTTTTTCATCAGCCCCAAGGGTCTGATATTCTCCACGGGCCTTTCCATCGTATATCTGCCCGTGCGCCTGTCATTCCGGTCCTCGGGCAAGGAAAATCAGGACTATTCCGCCTCGTCCAGGCTGCTGCACCACCTTGCTTTAGGGCCCCGGATCATACGCGAGGCTTCGTTCGACGTGGAGCAGGCGTCATTAAAAGCCAAGCCGGGCGGCCAGGGAGAGCACGTATTCGTCTCAGGCCTGGCCAGGGCCGGCACCACTCTGCTCATGCGGCTTTTGTACGAAAGCGGAGATTTTTGCTCCCTCACCTATCGGGACATGCCCTTTGTTCTTGCGCCTAATTTATGGAAAAAACTGAGCGCCGGCTCCAGAAAAGACATGGAGAAAAAAGAGCGCGCCCACCAGGACGGGGTTCTGGTGGATTTTGACAGCCCGGAAGCCCTGGAGGAAGTCTTTTGGAAAACCTTTTGCGCTGAAAAATACCTCCATTCCGACCACCTTTCCCCCATGCAGGCGGATAAGGAAACCGTGGAGAAATTCCGGGCTTACGTCGCCTCCATTCTCTGCGCCCACGAAAACGCCGAAGGCAGATACCTATCCAAAAATAATAATAATATCTTGCGACTGGACGCTGTTCGGGAGTCCTTTCCCAACGCGGTCATCCTGATTCCATTTCGCCATCCTTTAACTCATGCAGCCTCTTTGATGAACCAGCATCGCCTGTTCCTCAAAAGCCAGGAACAGGACGCTTTCGCCCTAAAGTACATGACCTGGCTGGCCCACCATGAGTTCGGCGGCGGTCATCGCCCGTTCCGGTTTTCTGATGAGGCTCAAGCCAAAGGCGCCCCCCTTACCCTGGACTATTGGCTGCGGTTGTGGATCGACGCCTATGGATTTCTTTATCCTAAAACCAACGATGTGAATGGGCGCCTGGTCTGTTACGAAGACCTGTGCGAAAACCCCGCGACGGCCTTGGATAATTTGGGGAAACTGGCCGAAATTAAGCGACCAATGGGAAGGCAAAACCCCATCCGCAGCGGAGGCAGGGAGGTTATCGACCCATACGACCCGGCCCTGCTTGGCAAAGCGGAATCCCTATATTGGCAACTGCGTGAAAAAGGAAGCTGGTTGACGCAAGCGCCGTAG
- a CDS encoding aryl-sulfate sulfotransferase has translation MKSKIALWYLIVVFLFSWGFLSARYHIFPWSLIDGFIITVENFVKGDPFDDTPLARRVVAEFKDDTAQFEADNHPGFANGKPLSPDFFDPGQKGLPLFFTEKTSGYYMVYGIFKAASNGLAPYAILIDHKGNVVRSWHLPFLGQSKESRRIFISREGDLITNNSDALRCYSWCGDLKWEIPPSGFHHEMDEWGDKLYLWRWDTVVSVDKKDQSVTTILRLIDLVMNNPDVVELRMPLTDEFRYFEEARETSAVDDKDPNLAQKTGYFRGRDPYHPNTVSVNKGVCPLFPPDALLLSFRHIDTVMVVDPKTAKVLWIDHFNRQHYPLWRPDGITVYNNRTNFRHSTIEYVTFDKKRTILADGKDFRWHRTWTGNYSFLDDGSLLFLANHSEFYHLDESGHVMSRFVNRFNALDLTIVNAYFVDEESFKRFESACTKSR, from the coding sequence ATGAAATCAAAAATCGCATTATGGTATTTAATTGTCGTCTTTCTGTTTTCCTGGGGCTTCCTGTCCGCCAGATACCACATTTTTCCCTGGAGCCTGATAGACGGCTTCATTATTACTGTGGAAAACTTCGTAAAAGGCGACCCTTTTGACGACACGCCGCTGGCACGCAGGGTTGTGGCTGAATTCAAGGATGACACCGCCCAGTTCGAAGCAGACAACCACCCGGGCTTTGCAAACGGAAAGCCCTTGTCTCCGGATTTTTTCGATCCGGGGCAAAAAGGATTGCCGCTGTTTTTTACAGAAAAAACAAGCGGATACTATATGGTGTACGGGATTTTTAAAGCAGCCTCGAACGGCCTGGCGCCTTACGCCATTCTTATAGACCACAAGGGTAATGTGGTCCGGTCCTGGCATTTGCCCTTTTTAGGCCAGAGCAAGGAGTCCAGGCGCATTTTCATATCCCGGGAAGGGGACCTGATCACCAATAACTCGGACGCGCTCAGATGCTATTCATGGTGCGGGGATCTTAAATGGGAGATTCCGCCCAGCGGCTTCCACCATGAGATGGACGAATGGGGCGACAAGCTCTATCTTTGGAGATGGGACACCGTGGTGTCTGTGGATAAAAAGGATCAATCCGTGACCACGATCCTCAGGCTGATCGATCTGGTCATGAACAATCCTGACGTGGTGGAATTGCGTATGCCCCTTACGGACGAGTTCCGGTACTTTGAGGAAGCCCGGGAGACGTCGGCCGTTGACGACAAAGACCCGAATCTCGCCCAGAAGACGGGATATTTCCGGGGAAGGGACCCGTACCATCCCAACACGGTTTCCGTAAACAAAGGGGTGTGCCCGTTGTTTCCGCCGGATGCTCTGCTGCTGAGCTTCAGGCATATTGATACGGTTATGGTTGTGGACCCCAAAACAGCCAAGGTCCTGTGGATCGACCATTTCAATCGCCAGCATTATCCCCTTTGGAGGCCGGACGGCATAACCGTTTACAACAACCGGACCAACTTCCGGCACAGCACCATCGAATATGTCACTTTCGACAAGAAACGCACGATCCTGGCGGATGGAAAAGACTTCCGCTGGCACAGAACCTGGACCGGCAATTACAGCTTTTTGGATGACGGATCCTTGCTGTTTTTAGCCAACCACTCGGAGTTCTATCACCTGGACGAAAGCGGACATGTTATGTCGCGGTTTGTGAATCGTTTCAACGCCCTTGATTTGACGATAGTAAACGCCTATTTTGTGGATGAAGAGAGTTTCAAGCGCTTTGAATCCGCATGTACGAAAAGCCGGTAA
- a CDS encoding aryl-sulfate sulfotransferase, which yields MKFKIALFYLIAVLFFSWGFLVARYQFFPWELIGKKIIKIEKFVESDPFDDTPMTERIISEFVERTSQFEAEFCAEFPEGAALSPDFFDPDQTGLPLFYTKKTEGYYLIYGVFDPAKGKLGPYAILIDVNGNVKRSLSVPFLDDSKGVRRLLITKNGNLLTNCSEALRCYSWQGVLKWELPINNFHHEMEEYDGKIYLWRGDAVVSVDLEDQSITTLLTMGELVVSNPDVVSLRIPLNEKFQYMEKHKRTIAFDGKDPDLANKKVAFRYEDPYHQNHAAVNGDACSLFPKDALLISMRHIDTVFVVDQNTAKVLWEAHFDRQHCPRWEADGITVYNNRPHFQYSTIEYLSFDKKRKKILVDGKDYAFDRYATGNHAILDDGSILFVCNEPEFYHLSKDGEVISRFVNRHNSKLLHVANVFYIDEATYQRLESGGPLVE from the coding sequence ATGAAATTTAAAATCGCCCTGTTTTATTTGATTGCCGTCCTCTTTTTTTCCTGGGGCTTTTTAGTAGCCCGGTATCAGTTTTTCCCTTGGGAATTAATAGGAAAGAAGATTATAAAAATAGAAAAATTCGTTGAAAGCGATCCTTTCGACGACACGCCTATGACGGAAAGAATAATTTCAGAATTTGTGGAGCGAACCTCCCAGTTCGAAGCGGAATTCTGCGCCGAATTTCCTGAGGGGGCTGCTCTGAGCCCGGATTTTTTCGATCCCGATCAAACGGGCCTCCCGTTATTTTATACAAAAAAGACAGAAGGCTATTATCTGATTTATGGAGTTTTCGACCCTGCTAAAGGCAAGCTCGGCCCATACGCGATTCTCATTGACGTTAACGGCAATGTGAAACGCTCTTTAAGCGTTCCTTTCCTGGACGACAGCAAGGGGGTCAGAAGGCTGCTGATTACAAAAAACGGGAACCTGCTCACAAACTGTTCGGAAGCTCTGAGGTGCTACTCCTGGCAAGGCGTTTTAAAATGGGAGCTCCCCATAAATAATTTTCACCATGAGATGGAGGAATATGACGGCAAAATTTATCTCTGGAGGGGGGATGCCGTGGTCTCCGTGGACCTGGAGGATCAATCAATAACCACCCTCCTCACCATGGGCGAGTTGGTTGTGAGCAATCCGGACGTTGTATCGTTGCGGATCCCGTTGAACGAAAAATTCCAGTACATGGAAAAGCATAAAAGAACCATTGCCTTTGACGGAAAGGACCCGGATCTGGCCAATAAAAAGGTCGCTTTTCGCTATGAAGATCCATACCACCAAAACCATGCAGCCGTTAACGGGGACGCCTGTTCTCTCTTTCCAAAGGATGCGCTGCTGATTAGCATGCGGCATATCGACACGGTTTTTGTGGTGGACCAGAACACGGCGAAAGTCTTGTGGGAGGCGCATTTTGATCGTCAGCATTGTCCCCGTTGGGAGGCTGATGGGATTACCGTCTATAATAATCGCCCCCATTTTCAATACTCCACCATCGAGTATTTAAGTTTTGACAAGAAGCGGAAAAAAATTTTGGTGGACGGCAAGGATTACGCCTTCGACCGCTACGCCACGGGAAACCACGCGATTCTTGATGATGGATCGATCCTCTTTGTATGCAACGAACCGGAATTCTATCACCTTAGCAAGGACGGAGAGGTCATTTCCCGGTTCGTCAACCGGCATAACTCGAAATTGCTGCATGTGGCCAATGTTTTTTATATTGACGAAGCGACTTACCAACGCTTGGAATCCGGGGGCCCCCTGGTGGAATAA
- a CDS encoding DUF362 domain-containing protein, which yields MSNTVIVRRCEEYDREAIGAILKQGMEMLQYRPSGKVFVKPNVVFAFRSEIFGGNAFTAPPFVGASLSTLAGAPGVDRVDMGENCAVGMPTRLNYKHAGYYQEVKNVRSRASRPVGIFCMDEVLRDSVFVGGNVHDNLRISRKMARADSKVYLPKLKGHCVSNMTGAVKLNIGICSDDERAIRHDFLLNEKIVDLLTPGYPDFIAMDAIDVGVGNEAFPSPRKLGLILMGDNPVAVDLIGARLLGCGPHNVPYLKLAIERGYTPGAIEDVDLVGDITTIEDLDKHAERIHPYDDEFHRWQDVNKELDRLKSPMRFYFGPYRHQPPKKCDTGCVMGVKMFLGSMEKFAGAEAFAKANPVVMVVGRIDETIDAKGADVFLIGSCAKAKIVNARKIKHFDKCFTTASDLNLGMARKLGMPNVTTSMSTMLPIVGGMAAASFMKLIHGRYFQDMGHFLTKHLERRV from the coding sequence ATGAGCAATACCGTTATTGTCAGGCGCTGCGAGGAATATGACCGTGAAGCTATCGGCGCGATCCTTAAGCAGGGCATGGAAATGCTGCAGTACAGGCCCAGCGGCAAGGTTTTCGTCAAGCCCAATGTGGTGTTCGCGTTTCGGTCTGAAATATTCGGAGGCAACGCGTTTACGGCGCCGCCCTTTGTGGGGGCCAGCCTTTCCACCCTGGCCGGCGCTCCGGGCGTTGACCGGGTGGACATGGGCGAAAACTGCGCCGTAGGCATGCCCACCCGACTGAATTATAAGCATGCGGGATACTATCAGGAAGTGAAAAACGTGCGGTCCCGGGCGTCTCGCCCCGTGGGAATCTTCTGCATGGACGAAGTGTTGCGGGACTCCGTTTTTGTGGGCGGAAACGTGCACGACAACTTACGCATTTCCCGAAAAATGGCCAGGGCGGACTCCAAGGTGTATTTGCCCAAGCTCAAAGGCCATTGCGTCAGCAATATGACCGGCGCGGTCAAGCTGAATATAGGAATCTGCTCGGACGACGAACGGGCCATCCGCCACGATTTTTTGTTGAACGAAAAGATTGTGGATTTGCTCACCCCCGGCTACCCGGACTTTATCGCCATGGACGCCATTGACGTGGGCGTGGGCAACGAAGCCTTTCCCTCCCCAAGAAAGCTGGGCCTCATCCTCATGGGCGACAATCCCGTGGCCGTGGACCTCATCGGCGCCCGCCTGCTGGGCTGCGGACCGCATAACGTGCCTTACCTCAAGCTGGCCATCGAAAGGGGCTACACGCCCGGCGCCATCGAGGACGTGGACCTTGTGGGGGACATCACCACCATTGAGGACTTGGACAAGCACGCGGAGCGGATTCATCCTTACGACGACGAATTCCACCGTTGGCAGGACGTGAACAAGGAACTGGACCGGCTGAAATCGCCCATGCGATTTTATTTCGGCCCCTATCGCCATCAGCCCCCCAAAAAATGCGACACGGGCTGCGTCATGGGCGTGAAGATGTTTTTGGGATCCATGGAGAAATTCGCGGGCGCCGAGGCTTTCGCCAAGGCAAACCCCGTGGTCATGGTGGTGGGCCGCATAGACGAAACCATCGACGCCAAAGGCGCGGACGTTTTTCTGATCGGCTCCTGCGCCAAAGCGAAAATCGTCAACGCCCGCAAGATAAAGCATTTTGACAAATGCTTCACCACGGCCAGCGACCTGAATTTGGGCATGGCCCGTAAACTGGGCATGCCCAACGTCACCACCAGCATGTCCACCATGCTGCCCATAGTGGGAGGCATGGCCGCCGCCTCGTTCATGAAGCTGATCCATGGGCGCTATTTTCAGGACATGGGGCACTTTTTGACCAAACACCTGGAGCGGAGAGTGTAA
- a CDS encoding flavodoxin family protein — MKIIALLGTPHGLKGSTARLLNLVLVGAEKCGAEHETIVLKGDNVKPCLGCDVCHKKGACAQKDEFEEIKGKILTADGLLLASPNYIFSVSAQFKAFMDRCCSVVHKLEFEGKYGASIVTSGGGDEEPIAEYMNHFLITTGATPIGRVWATMGTLPDGEFPPDLKQQAHDLGKSLVDAIQTKPEPDPAILTQMEAFKDRMKNLMQWRKAEWPHEYEYWRQNRGLE; from the coding sequence ATGAAAATCATAGCTTTACTCGGCACTCCCCACGGCTTGAAAGGCAGCACGGCCAGGCTCCTCAACCTGGTTCTGGTAGGCGCGGAAAAATGCGGCGCAGAGCACGAAACCATCGTCTTAAAGGGCGACAACGTCAAACCCTGCCTTGGTTGCGACGTCTGCCATAAAAAAGGCGCGTGCGCGCAAAAGGACGAATTCGAGGAAATCAAAGGCAAAATACTCACCGCCGACGGCCTGCTTCTGGCCAGCCCCAACTACATCTTTTCGGTCAGCGCCCAGTTTAAAGCCTTTATGGACCGGTGCTGCAGCGTGGTCCACAAGCTGGAGTTCGAGGGAAAATACGGCGCGTCCATCGTCACATCGGGCGGGGGCGATGAAGAGCCCATCGCCGAATACATGAACCACTTCCTGATCACCACCGGCGCAACGCCCATCGGCAGAGTGTGGGCCACTATGGGAACCCTGCCTGACGGCGAGTTTCCGCCTGATTTGAAGCAGCAGGCGCATGACCTGGGTAAGTCCCTGGTTGACGCTATTCAAACCAAGCCTGAGCCCGACCCCGCCATCCTCACACAAATGGAAGCCTTCAAGGATCGCATGAAAAACCTCATGCAATGGCGCAAGGCGGAATGGCCGCATGAGTACGAGTATTGGCGCCAAAACCGGGGCCTGGAGTAG
- a CDS encoding DUF3786 domain-containing protein, with product MTEKSKNSGPAGETASFGGFQRIYQDLLEEMKTVNVRAAAQNLGLPYTEEEGVEVPFLGRTFLISNRGAASKDGEMVREIMASVLFHYIMCGSAARPAGRFVTLSELAGPLFKQSSYSGSALERPIARRFAGKSDELLSVAESLGGRREGEAGLGGISLVFETLPHILMQIVFYDQDKEFPAKATLLFDANATKLMDFESLAVLATIFIRDLVNR from the coding sequence ATGACTGAAAAATCCAAGAATTCAGGCCCTGCGGGCGAAACAGCTTCGTTCGGCGGCTTTCAAAGGATCTACCAGGACCTCCTGGAGGAAATGAAGACCGTGAACGTCCGCGCCGCCGCCCAAAACCTCGGCCTTCCGTACACGGAGGAAGAAGGCGTGGAAGTCCCTTTTCTGGGGAGAACCTTCCTGATTTCCAACCGCGGCGCCGCTTCCAAGGACGGCGAGATGGTCCGTGAAATTATGGCCAGCGTTCTGTTCCACTACATCATGTGTGGAAGCGCAGCCCGGCCCGCCGGAAGGTTCGTCACGCTTTCCGAGTTGGCCGGCCCCTTGTTCAAGCAATCCTCCTATTCCGGCAGCGCCCTGGAGCGGCCCATTGCACGGAGATTCGCAGGAAAATCTGATGAACTGCTTTCCGTCGCGGAATCCCTGGGCGGCCGCAGGGAAGGGGAGGCTGGCCTGGGCGGAATCAGCCTGGTTTTTGAAACGCTCCCCCATATACTCATGCAAATTGTTTTTTACGACCAAGACAAGGAGTTTCCGGCCAAGGCGACCCTCCTGTTCGACGCAAACGCAACAAAGCTCATGGACTTTGAATCCCTGGCCGTTCTGGCCACTATTTTCATCCGGGATCTGGTCAACCGTTAG